In a genomic window of Schistocerca gregaria isolate iqSchGreg1 chromosome 5, iqSchGreg1.2, whole genome shotgun sequence:
- the LOC126272111 gene encoding pro-resilin-like has product MKVSVLLLTLVAAVAAEPPADRSYLPPSAQFSAPSPAALSTQNGAPAAGAAFLGGSFQRPAARVSSSMGAAASSRRLGSGSLGRGFSGFVRAGGLSTEYGVPGYSYGRTGMQEDPLAEPANYEFSYSVQDGETLSDFGQEESRQGESAQGQYRVLLPDGRKQIVSYQADEGGYRPTIEYEDTGLTAYSAGGYGYGRVRAGAGAGAGNGGYHY; this is encoded by the exons GTGAGCGTGCTGTTGCTGACTTTGGTGGCTGCGGTCGCAGCCGAGCCTCCTGCTGACCGCTCGTACCTGCCACCGAGTGCGCAGTTCAGTGCCCCGTCGCCGGCAGCTCTCAGCACCCAGAACGGGGCTCCAGCCGCTGGAGCCGCCTTCCTCGGTGGCTCTTTCCAGCGGCCCGCGGCCCGCGTCTCGTCGAGTATGGGTGCGGCAGCTTCCAGCAGGAGGCTGGGCTCGGGTTCACTGGGACGCGGATTCTCCGGTTTCGTTCGCGCTGGTGGTCTGTCAACCGAGTACGGTGTCCCTGGCTACAGCTACGGGCGTACTGGCATGCAGGAGGACCCTCTTGCA GAGCCTGCCAACTACGAGTTCAGCTACTCGGTGCAGGACGGCGAGACGCTGAGTGACTTTGGACAGGAGGAGTCCAGGCAGGGGGAGAGCGCCCAGGGCCAGTACCGCGTGCTGCTGCCCGACGGCCGCAAGCAGATCGTCTCCTACCAGGCGGACGAGGGCGGCTACAGGCCCACCATAGAGTACGAGGACACCGGACTCACCGCCTACTCCGCCGGCGGATACGGCTACGGCAGGGTGCGCgccggagctggagctggagctggaaacGGCGGATACCACTACTGA